One Alkalispirochaeta americana DNA window includes the following coding sequences:
- a CDS encoding YihY/virulence factor BrkB family protein produces MGYLRKIYHRYKEIHGPLLAKGLSFSALFAVVPLLFLLTLAGSFALTPKVQALVEQEILYVLPVGAQRSIMLGLERYASAPGSLSIITLGVFLYTVHTLFFDIHRVIRAAFGIPLGRGTGRLRALALNGVFLLLIYVSALITLAVALAGSYLPGPSWLLALVARFSALAIQTIVIWSMIRLSSGVPLKLVRSLPPALLAAGAWQGASWIMAEVVLSTGRRVLVYGVLASAISLLALTRIYAEILLQAALWTALLNQPQQPSGQEPPPPPHSRSDPVRQ; encoded by the coding sequence ATGGGCTATCTTCGAAAGATCTACCACCGCTACAAGGAAATCCACGGCCCCTTGCTGGCAAAGGGGCTGAGCTTCTCGGCTCTCTTTGCCGTGGTGCCCCTGTTATTCCTTCTTACCCTGGCGGGGAGCTTTGCCCTCACCCCCAAGGTCCAGGCCCTTGTGGAGCAGGAAATCCTCTACGTTCTTCCCGTGGGGGCCCAAAGATCGATCATGCTGGGGCTGGAACGCTACGCCAGCGCCCCCGGATCACTCTCGATCATCACCCTGGGGGTCTTTCTCTACACCGTCCATACCCTCTTCTTTGATATCCACCGGGTAATTCGTGCGGCCTTCGGGATTCCCCTGGGACGAGGCACAGGACGCCTCCGGGCGCTGGCGCTGAATGGCGTCTTTCTTTTGTTAATCTACGTGAGTGCGCTCATCACGCTGGCCGTGGCCCTGGCCGGATCCTATCTGCCAGGACCGTCGTGGCTTCTCGCTCTGGTGGCCCGCTTCAGTGCTCTGGCGATCCAGACGATTGTTATCTGGAGCATGATCCGCCTCTCTTCGGGAGTTCCCCTGAAACTTGTCCGGAGCCTGCCCCCGGCGCTCCTGGCAGCCGGGGCCTGGCAGGGAGCCTCCTGGATCATGGCCGAGGTGGTTCTCTCCACGGGTCGGCGGGTGCTGGTCTACGGTGTTCTGGCTTCGGCGATCTCGCTCCTGGCCCTTACCAGGATTTATGCAGAAATTCTGCTTCAGGCCGCCCTTTGGACGGCGCTGCTGAACCAGCCTCAGCAGCCTTCCGGGCAAGAACCCCCGCCCCCACCACATTCGCGTTCAGACCCCGTTCGTCAATAA
- a CDS encoding histidine kinase N-terminal 7TM domain-containing protein codes for MDYIVFVAVAPVAVCLLILAVHTVWPYRRKLISRALLGYLIAVTCFLLGNMLELFSKSENASIFWVQIAHVFYPLIAITWFIFALAYAGFEHLVASRKPYLLFILPAISVLLVFTHPFHTFFWQELHFFYGGPFLTVRGSYGPWFWISGVYVYILLVSGAVLIIGSWGGGKALYRNQSSAVVLGSLIPIALNLVYTFEFLPWLRKDFTPIGFALSGFAFFIGIHRFGLLRITPIAHRLVLRDIASGVLVIDLDDNIIDCNEATELILQVNHSLIIGTPWHENREIRQFLEGVPLRERYNFETSLLQRDGTELSLEVWICPIQEQTGKTVGTIVTIHDITERVRLSEQWRTALLELEERNERVQDLQLTLMRQDKLATMGQLTAGMLHDLNNPLTFLQSGFLALDRYLSEVLPLVPPGAMAEEERTEIEEERQIISRDFEQGFSRIRESLQSLLRLSRPLPDQEPEESDLNELIEATLELAAPALRGKLDVHKEYDRPLPGILCFPGEISNVILNLLLNALHAVEEVYRAGGSYPGTLRIHTSTTDQGMVRCSFRDSGPGIAENLREKVFEPFFTTKETGKGTGLGLSIARDVVTRRHGGALYITPGPITTFVMELPRAAL; via the coding sequence ATGGACTACATCGTCTTTGTTGCAGTGGCCCCTGTAGCCGTTTGCCTCCTGATTCTGGCCGTTCATACGGTCTGGCCCTACAGGCGAAAGCTTATTTCCCGAGCCCTCCTGGGATACTTGATCGCCGTGACCTGTTTCCTTCTGGGCAATATGCTCGAGCTTTTTTCCAAAAGCGAAAACGCCTCGATCTTCTGGGTTCAGATCGCCCATGTCTTTTACCCTCTCATCGCTATTACCTGGTTCATCTTTGCCCTGGCCTACGCAGGGTTTGAACACCTTGTGGCATCGCGGAAGCCCTATCTGCTCTTTATACTTCCTGCCATCTCGGTCCTGCTTGTCTTCACTCACCCCTTCCACACCTTTTTCTGGCAGGAGCTTCACTTTTTCTATGGAGGACCGTTCCTGACGGTGCGGGGTTCCTACGGCCCCTGGTTCTGGATCAGCGGAGTCTACGTATATATCCTTCTCGTCTCCGGGGCCGTGCTCATTATCGGCAGCTGGGGCGGAGGAAAAGCGCTCTACCGTAACCAGTCATCGGCGGTTGTGCTGGGGTCTCTTATCCCTATCGCCCTGAACCTTGTCTATACCTTCGAGTTTCTTCCCTGGCTGCGAAAAGATTTCACACCCATCGGCTTCGCCCTGTCGGGGTTTGCCTTCTTTATCGGAATTCACCGATTCGGATTGCTGCGCATCACCCCCATCGCCCATCGCCTGGTCCTGCGCGATATCGCAAGCGGTGTTCTGGTGATCGACCTGGACGATAACATCATAGACTGTAACGAAGCGACGGAACTGATCCTCCAGGTCAACCATTCCCTGATCATCGGGACCCCCTGGCATGAAAACCGGGAGATTCGACAATTTCTTGAAGGCGTCCCCCTGCGGGAGCGCTACAACTTCGAAACATCACTCCTCCAGAGGGACGGAACGGAGCTCTCCCTGGAGGTCTGGATTTGCCCGATTCAGGAACAAACAGGGAAAACCGTGGGAACCATCGTGACGATCCACGATATCACTGAGCGGGTTCGGCTGAGCGAGCAGTGGCGCACCGCCCTTTTGGAGCTGGAAGAGCGAAATGAACGAGTCCAGGATCTCCAGCTGACCCTGATGCGCCAGGATAAACTGGCTACCATGGGACAGCTCACGGCGGGGATGCTCCACGATCTGAACAACCCTCTCACGTTTCTTCAAAGCGGGTTTCTCGCTCTGGACCGGTATCTTTCGGAGGTTCTCCCCCTGGTCCCCCCCGGGGCAATGGCAGAAGAGGAGCGCACAGAAATTGAGGAAGAACGCCAGATCATCTCCCGGGATTTTGAGCAGGGTTTTTCCCGGATCAGGGAGTCCCTCCAGAGTCTTCTCAGGCTTTCCCGCCCCCTGCCCGACCAGGAACCCGAAGAGTCTGATCTGAATGAACTCATCGAGGCGACGCTGGAGCTGGCGGCACCGGCCCTGCGGGGAAAACTGGATGTTCACAAGGAGTACGACAGGCCCCTCCCCGGAATTCTCTGCTTTCCCGGCGAGATAAGCAACGTGATCCTGAATCTCCTGTTGAACGCGCTTCATGCCGTTGAGGAGGTCTACCGCGCAGGAGGCTCCTATCCAGGAACCCTCAGGATACACACTTCGACCACAGACCAGGGGATGGTCCGCTGCTCCTTCCGGGATAGCGGACCCGGGATAGCCGAGAATCTCCGGGAGAAAGTCTTTGAACCCTTCTTTACCACCAAGGAAACCGGAAAGGGGACCGGCCTGGGGCTGAGCATTGCCAGGGATGTCGTCACCAGACGGCACGGGGGGGCCTTGTATATCACGCCCGGCCCGATCACAACCTTTGTTATGGAGTTGCCCCGGGCCGCTCTATAG
- a CDS encoding valine--tRNA ligase: protein MKAVELSKVFHADDFEDRIYRMWKENNYFEPSGDQGKDPFVIVIPPPNVTGVLHMGHGLNNSIQDTLIRYWRMQGRPTLWVPGTDHAGIATQNVVERQLLKEGTSREELGREAFLERTWQVKRDHHATITRQLEKIGASCDWNRERFTLDEGLSRAVREVFVQLYERDLIYRGEYLINWCPCCGTALSDDEVEHAEKQGSIWHLRYPVIGDGTDAPQGVADGSAGWIEVATTRPETMLGDTAVAVHPEDERYAHLVGRSVLLPLCDRPIPIVADSYVDREFGSGAVKITPAHDPNDWAIGERHNLERINLLTASARMNENAPERYRGMTVTEARAAVVEDLDSRGFLVRIGEHTHQVGHCYRCSTVVEPWGSTQWFVRMKPLAEKALTAWRDGKVQFYPRHWENTYSHWLENIRDWCISRQLWWGHRIPVWYDDATGEVIVSRTDPTTDPAYEGRTLRQDPDVLDTWFSSWLWPFSTLGWPDKTPDLATYYPTTTLVTGYDIIFFWVARMIMAGLEFMGEVPFRDIYITGLVRDAQGRKMSKSLGNGLDPLDIVAEYGADAHKFTLAYLSVQGQDIPIASESFQLGSKFANKIWNASRYLLMNLEGRTLIPREEITLRDLDRWIFFRLNEAVKTVESAMKNYRMDEAARAVYDFFWNEFCDWYIEGSKLSLYSQNEEEQDRGVSLLLCVLEEALRMMHPFLPFITEEIYQKLPGELNPVKAVIIGQYPSVLTERENPQARAAAAGFGALQELVRGIRTMRSEFTIPPNTKFGVYVCTAPERPELAAFFQANQELVALLAGIGEVEIGSDGSRREGAVTVVGSGFEAYLSVLDLIDVAAQRARVEKHIAKTTKALKQAEGKLQSQGFLAKARPEVIEAERRKAEDLRDQLGRLEAVQAELAQGTE, encoded by the coding sequence ATGAAGGCCGTTGAGCTGAGTAAGGTGTTTCACGCCGATGACTTTGAGGACCGCATCTACCGAATGTGGAAAGAGAATAACTACTTTGAGCCCTCGGGAGACCAGGGAAAAGATCCCTTTGTTATAGTTATTCCCCCTCCCAACGTCACGGGCGTGTTGCACATGGGACACGGTCTGAACAACAGTATCCAGGACACGTTGATTCGCTACTGGCGCATGCAGGGGCGACCGACCCTCTGGGTTCCCGGCACAGATCATGCTGGAATTGCCACGCAGAACGTGGTGGAGCGGCAGCTCCTGAAAGAGGGGACCAGCCGGGAAGAACTGGGGCGCGAGGCTTTTCTGGAGCGAACCTGGCAGGTAAAGCGGGATCACCACGCCACCATCACGAGGCAGCTGGAAAAAATCGGAGCCAGTTGTGACTGGAACCGCGAGCGCTTTACCCTGGACGAGGGGCTGAGCCGGGCGGTCCGGGAAGTCTTTGTGCAACTCTACGAGCGGGACCTGATCTACCGTGGTGAGTATCTGATCAACTGGTGTCCCTGTTGCGGGACGGCTCTCTCGGACGACGAGGTCGAACATGCCGAGAAGCAGGGGAGCATCTGGCACCTTCGCTATCCTGTGATCGGCGACGGAACCGATGCACCCCAGGGCGTGGCCGACGGCAGCGCAGGCTGGATCGAGGTAGCCACCACAAGACCCGAGACGATGCTGGGCGATACGGCGGTGGCGGTCCATCCCGAAGACGAGCGCTACGCTCATCTGGTGGGACGCTCGGTGCTCTTGCCTCTCTGTGATCGACCCATTCCCATTGTGGCGGATTCCTACGTAGACCGGGAGTTTGGCAGTGGCGCGGTAAAGATCACACCCGCCCATGACCCCAACGACTGGGCGATCGGCGAGCGCCACAACCTGGAACGGATCAACCTCCTCACGGCCTCGGCCCGAATGAACGAGAACGCGCCCGAGCGCTATCGCGGTATGACCGTCACAGAGGCGCGTGCCGCCGTGGTGGAGGATCTGGATTCCCGAGGGTTCCTGGTGCGCATTGGCGAACACACTCACCAGGTGGGGCACTGCTATCGTTGCAGCACCGTGGTGGAGCCCTGGGGAAGCACCCAGTGGTTTGTCCGCATGAAGCCCCTGGCCGAAAAAGCCCTGACCGCCTGGCGTGACGGAAAGGTCCAGTTTTACCCTCGCCACTGGGAGAACACCTATTCCCACTGGCTGGAAAATATTCGGGACTGGTGCATCAGCCGCCAGCTTTGGTGGGGACACCGTATCCCCGTGTGGTACGACGATGCCACGGGCGAGGTGATCGTGAGCCGCACGGACCCCACGACAGATCCCGCCTACGAGGGGCGGACTCTGCGCCAGGATCCGGACGTGCTGGACACCTGGTTCTCCAGCTGGCTCTGGCCTTTCAGCACCTTGGGCTGGCCTGACAAAACCCCCGATCTGGCGACCTACTACCCCACCACAACCCTGGTGACCGGATACGATATCATCTTTTTCTGGGTAGCCCGGATGATCATGGCAGGGCTTGAGTTCATGGGGGAGGTCCCCTTTCGGGATATCTACATCACCGGCCTGGTGCGGGATGCCCAGGGCCGAAAGATGTCCAAGAGTCTTGGCAACGGTCTGGATCCCCTGGATATTGTGGCAGAATACGGGGCCGACGCCCACAAGTTCACCCTGGCCTATCTGAGCGTACAGGGTCAGGATATCCCCATTGCCTCGGAGAGCTTCCAGCTGGGTAGCAAGTTCGCCAACAAAATCTGGAACGCCAGTCGCTACCTCCTGATGAACCTCGAAGGACGCACCCTGATCCCCCGGGAGGAGATTACCCTGCGGGATCTGGATCGATGGATCTTTTTCCGTCTCAACGAGGCCGTAAAGACCGTGGAATCGGCCATGAAGAATTACCGGATGGACGAGGCGGCCCGGGCGGTCTACGATTTCTTCTGGAACGAATTCTGTGACTGGTATATCGAAGGAAGCAAGCTCAGCCTCTACTCGCAGAACGAGGAGGAACAGGACCGGGGCGTCTCCCTCCTCCTCTGTGTTCTGGAAGAGGCCCTGCGCATGATGCACCCTTTTCTCCCCTTCATTACCGAGGAGATCTACCAAAAACTCCCCGGGGAACTGAACCCCGTCAAAGCGGTCATCATCGGCCAGTACCCATCGGTCTTGACGGAACGGGAAAACCCCCAGGCCCGCGCCGCAGCGGCCGGTTTTGGGGCGCTCCAGGAGCTTGTCCGGGGGATACGAACGATGCGCAGCGAGTTTACCATCCCCCCCAACACAAAATTCGGAGTCTACGTGTGCACGGCCCCGGAACGGCCTGAGCTGGCCGCCTTTTTCCAGGCAAACCAGGAGCTGGTAGCCCTCCTGGCAGGAATCGGCGAAGTCGAGATCGGTTCTGACGGAAGTCGCCGCGAGGGAGCTGTTACCGTGGTGGGAAGCGGCTTTGAGGCCTACCTTTCTGTTCTGGACCTTATCGATGTGGCTGCCCAGAGAGCCCGGGTGGAGAAGCACATCGCCAAAACGACAAAAGCCCTGAAGCAGGCCGAGGGAAAACTTCAGAGCCAGGGCTTTCTGGCCAAGGCCAGGCCCGAAGTAATAGAAGCGGAGCGCCGCAAGGCCGAGGATCTGCGTGACCAACTGGGTCGCCTGGAAGCGGTTCAGGCGGAACTTGCCCAGGGTACAGAGTAG
- a CDS encoding chromate transporter, which produces MNLLVLLGQLFFSFFSVGWVSFGGGQAILPIIQSVVVTNRGWLSTGEFVDLIAISQITPGPVAINTATFVGYRIAGVPGAVSATVGLVIPPVIVSSVLCLLMRRHRDTPVVAGMQAALKPALIALILYSAMVVAQVAFTGYATVLVAVAGLVVLLRSGLHPLWVIVASAGAGVLLGL; this is translated from the coding sequence ATGAACCTTCTTGTGCTTCTGGGGCAACTCTTTTTCTCCTTCTTTTCTGTGGGCTGGGTAAGTTTCGGCGGTGGCCAGGCGATTCTCCCGATTATCCAGTCCGTGGTGGTAACGAACCGGGGCTGGCTGAGCACAGGGGAGTTTGTGGATCTCATCGCAATTTCCCAGATCACACCCGGGCCTGTGGCAATTAACACCGCCACCTTTGTGGGGTATCGCATAGCGGGGGTGCCCGGCGCGGTCTCTGCCACGGTGGGGCTCGTTATCCCTCCGGTCATCGTTTCGTCTGTGCTCTGTCTGTTGATGCGCCGCCACCGTGACACACCGGTGGTTGCGGGGATGCAGGCGGCTCTCAAGCCCGCCCTGATCGCCCTGATTCTCTACTCTGCCATGGTGGTGGCTCAAGTTGCCTTTACCGGGTACGCCACAGTTCTGGTGGCGGTGGCGGGGCTGGTGGTATTGCTCCGTTCCGGCCTGCATCCTCTTTGGGTTATTGTGGCCTCGGCCGGAGCAGGGGTTCTCCTGGGGCTATAG
- a CDS encoding chromate transporter, with protein sequence MVREKPDAPAQPVSVPGLFISFFRIGAFTIGGGYAMVPLIGHELVEVRGWLREDAFEELLLVGQSAPGPIAVNTALLVGYRLAGIPGALAGVLGTITVPFTIILLIAAWFSDFFHLPAVASGLAGVRSVVVALMVLAAWRIFRRNHGVSTVIATGGFLAVLICTDLSPFLVVLGALLAGAAAGVFRGRR encoded by the coding sequence ATGGTCCGGGAGAAGCCAGACGCACCGGCCCAGCCGGTCTCGGTGCCGGGCCTTTTTATCAGCTTTTTTCGCATTGGGGCCTTCACAATCGGAGGCGGCTACGCCATGGTCCCCCTGATCGGTCACGAGCTGGTGGAGGTCCGGGGGTGGCTCCGGGAAGACGCCTTTGAGGAACTGCTCCTGGTGGGGCAATCTGCACCGGGGCCCATAGCGGTCAATACGGCCCTGCTGGTGGGCTATCGCCTGGCAGGTATCCCCGGGGCCCTGGCGGGGGTTCTTGGAACGATCACCGTACCCTTCACCATTATCCTCCTCATCGCTGCCTGGTTCTCGGATTTTTTCCATCTCCCGGCGGTTGCCTCGGGTCTGGCGGGTGTCCGCTCGGTGGTAGTGGCGTTGATGGTTCTGGCGGCGTGGCGGATTTTCCGGCGGAACCATGGGGTTTCCACGGTGATCGCCACGGGAGGATTCCTGGCGGTTCTGATATGCACCGATCTGAGTCCGTTCCTGGTGGTCCTGGGGGCGCTTCTTGCAGGCGCAGCCGCAGGTGTTTTTCGGGGACGGCGATGA
- the gnd gene encoding decarboxylating NADP(+)-dependent phosphogluconate dehydrogenase has translation MNEPATKEPRVSGKADTSRKADIGLIGLAVMGQNLVLNMNDRGYSVAVHNRTVSKMTDFLQGPAADRSILGAETLEELVEHLSSPRKIMIMVKAGETVDTYIERLLPLLEKGDIIIDGGNSHYPDTERRTTLLESKGLFYIGTGVSGGEEGARRGPSIMPGGSSQAWPAVKTLFQKIAAKAADGTPCCDWVGTGGSGHYVKMVHNAIEYGDMQLISEAYHIMKNLLGMSCDEMARCFDSWNRGRLESYLIEITAAILRTRDEDGSPLVEKILDAAGQKGTGKWTVVDAAHLGVPVTLIAEAVFARSLSARTDERQRAAAILGDTAPALPDLNDSEKARILEDLEAAVYAAKITSYAQGFMLIREAAREYSWEIDYGAVAGMWRGGCIIRSAFLEDITAAFAENRELENLLQAPFFSGIMAETLPSWRRTALRAIEAGLPIPALSSALSFFEGYRSERLPANLLQAQRDYFGAHTYERVDRPRGEVFHTNWTGTGGDVASGTYNA, from the coding sequence ATGAACGAACCAGCAACAAAGGAGCCCAGAGTGTCAGGTAAAGCAGATACATCGAGAAAAGCAGATATTGGACTGATCGGACTGGCTGTGATGGGACAGAATCTTGTTTTGAACATGAACGACCGGGGATACTCCGTGGCCGTTCACAACAGAACTGTCAGCAAAATGACGGATTTTCTTCAAGGCCCCGCAGCAGATCGCTCCATCCTTGGAGCCGAAACCCTGGAAGAACTGGTGGAACACCTCTCCTCACCCCGAAAGATCATGATCATGGTAAAAGCCGGTGAAACGGTGGATACCTACATCGAAAGACTTCTGCCCCTCCTGGAGAAGGGCGATATCATCATCGATGGAGGCAACAGCCACTACCCCGACACGGAGCGCCGAACAACCCTCCTTGAGAGCAAAGGCCTCTTCTACATCGGTACGGGCGTCTCCGGCGGAGAAGAGGGAGCGCGTCGGGGCCCCAGCATCATGCCGGGAGGGTCAAGCCAGGCGTGGCCGGCAGTGAAGACCCTTTTTCAGAAAATCGCCGCCAAAGCCGCCGATGGCACCCCCTGTTGCGACTGGGTTGGCACGGGCGGTTCCGGGCACTACGTAAAGATGGTCCACAATGCTATCGAGTACGGCGATATGCAGCTGATCAGCGAAGCCTATCACATCATGAAAAATCTTCTGGGCATGAGCTGCGACGAGATGGCCCGGTGCTTCGACTCCTGGAACCGGGGGCGCCTGGAGAGCTACCTCATCGAGATCACCGCCGCGATCCTTCGGACACGCGACGAGGACGGATCCCCACTGGTAGAGAAGATCCTTGATGCAGCAGGCCAGAAGGGAACGGGAAAATGGACCGTGGTGGATGCGGCGCACCTGGGGGTGCCCGTTACGCTGATCGCCGAGGCTGTTTTTGCCCGCTCCTTAAGCGCCCGCACAGACGAACGGCAACGAGCGGCCGCCATCCTGGGCGATACAGCCCCTGCCCTGCCCGATTTGAACGATTCGGAAAAAGCCCGGATTCTGGAAGATCTCGAGGCGGCGGTCTATGCGGCAAAAATCACCAGTTATGCGCAGGGCTTCATGCTGATCAGGGAAGCCGCCCGGGAATATTCCTGGGAGATCGATTACGGAGCGGTGGCAGGAATGTGGCGGGGAGGATGTATCATCCGAAGCGCCTTTCTGGAGGATATCACCGCAGCCTTTGCAGAAAACCGGGAACTGGAAAATCTGCTTCAGGCACCCTTTTTCTCCGGCATCATGGCAGAAACCCTCCCCTCGTGGCGACGAACCGCCCTGCGGGCAATAGAGGCGGGGCTGCCCATTCCGGCCCTCTCGTCGGCCTTGAGCTTCTTTGAAGGGTACCGGTCCGAGCGGCTTCCGGCAAATCTCCTTCAGGCCCAAAGGGATTACTTCGGCGCACACACCTACGAACGGGTGGACAGGCCTCGGGGAGAAGTCTTCCATACCAACTGGACAGGCACGGGAGGAGACGTGGCCAGCGGCACCTATAACGCCTGA